The Xanthomonas indica genome has a segment encoding these proteins:
- the folB gene encoding dihydroneopterin aldolase, translating into MDKVFIEGLEIDALIGIYDWERRIRQTLRFDLEMGFDNRKPAASDDIADTLNYKAVSKRLVELVEQSGYGLVETLAERCAEAVLQEFDVRWLRLKLSKPGAVRGAQAVGVIIERSRA; encoded by the coding sequence ATGGATAAAGTCTTCATCGAAGGTCTGGAAATCGACGCGCTGATCGGCATCTACGATTGGGAGCGGCGGATCCGGCAGACGCTGCGCTTCGATCTGGAAATGGGCTTCGACAACCGCAAGCCCGCGGCCAGCGACGACATCGCCGATACGCTCAACTACAAGGCGGTGAGCAAGCGCCTGGTGGAACTGGTCGAGCAGTCCGGCTACGGGCTGGTGGAGACGCTGGCCGAGCGCTGCGCGGAAGCGGTGCTGCAGGAATTCGACGTGCGCTGGTTGCGGCTGAAGCTGAGCAAGCCAGGCGCGGTGCGCGGGGCGCAGGCGGTGGGGGTCATCATCGAGCGCAGCCGCGCATGA
- a CDS encoding glycoside hydrolase family 3 N-terminal domain-containing protein, protein MASDRIESLIARMTVEEKVGQLGVFADMVRPFAPDVNPEANVRNADEVLQQVRAGRVGSLFNGVGAELGRRIQQVALEESRLGIPVILAADVIHGMRTVFPIPLGEAASFEPDLAERTARATAVEATAAGIHWTYAPAVDIARDQRWGRGAEGAGEDVVLGCAFAAARVRGFHGPDLRADDALLATPKHFAAYGAVAAGMEYASVDIAPQTLRDVHLPPFQAALGAGALSVMTSFNDINGVPASANHELLTEILRGEWKFPGVVISDYTADMELIAHGYAADERDATKKAFLAGMDMSMQSGFYAAHLPSLVEDGEVPMALLDASVRRVLELKEAIGLLDDPYRSLDPAREADQSHIAAHDALARDAARRSIVLLKNDGPVLPLRKQGQKIALIGPFVQDRDNIEGCWTLFGDKSRYVTLEAGVRAALDDAQALTVVPGCALEAPLDGGIEAAVAAARAADVVVLALGEPQRYSGEAQSRTQIVLPPAQQALAEAVAATGTPLVVLLRNGRALALQGAVRDAAAIAVTWYLGTQTGPAVADVLFGDYNPSARLPVSFPLDAGQQPYFYNHPRTGRPELPTMSEFKSRWREVPNAPLYPFGHGLSYTQFAYGAPQLDRTQVGWDDTLTVTTRIDNVGEREGEEVVQLYIHDRVASRVRPVRELKAFRKVRLAAGEGMEVSFTLDRHALAFTGRDGQCTAEPGMFDLWVCASSASGEPVAFELLPQG, encoded by the coding sequence ATGGCTTCGGATCGTATCGAATCGCTCATCGCCCGCATGACCGTCGAGGAGAAGGTCGGCCAGCTCGGCGTCTTCGCCGACATGGTGCGCCCGTTCGCCCCGGACGTGAATCCGGAAGCCAACGTCCGCAATGCCGACGAGGTGCTGCAGCAGGTGCGCGCCGGCCGGGTCGGCTCGCTGTTCAACGGCGTCGGCGCGGAGCTGGGACGGCGCATCCAGCAGGTGGCGCTGGAGGAGAGCCGGCTGGGCATCCCGGTGATCCTGGCCGCGGACGTGATCCATGGCATGCGCACGGTGTTCCCGATCCCGCTGGGCGAGGCCGCCAGCTTCGAGCCGGACCTGGCCGAGCGCACCGCGCGCGCCACCGCGGTCGAGGCCACCGCCGCCGGCATCCATTGGACCTATGCGCCGGCGGTGGACATCGCCCGCGACCAGCGCTGGGGCCGCGGCGCCGAGGGCGCCGGCGAAGACGTGGTGCTGGGCTGCGCCTTCGCCGCCGCACGCGTGCGCGGCTTCCACGGGCCGGACCTGCGCGCCGACGATGCGCTGCTGGCCACGCCCAAGCACTTCGCCGCCTATGGCGCGGTCGCCGCCGGCATGGAGTACGCCAGCGTCGACATCGCCCCGCAGACCCTGCGCGACGTGCACCTGCCGCCGTTCCAGGCCGCCCTCGGCGCCGGCGCGCTGAGCGTGATGACCTCCTTCAACGACATCAACGGCGTGCCGGCCAGCGCCAACCACGAGTTGCTGACCGAGATCCTGCGCGGCGAATGGAAGTTCCCCGGCGTGGTGATCTCCGACTACACCGCCGACATGGAGCTGATCGCGCACGGCTATGCCGCCGACGAGCGCGACGCGACCAAGAAGGCGTTCCTGGCCGGCATGGACATGAGCATGCAGAGCGGCTTCTACGCCGCGCACCTGCCATCGCTGGTGGAGGACGGCGAGGTGCCGATGGCGCTGCTGGACGCGTCGGTGCGCCGCGTGCTGGAACTGAAGGAAGCGATCGGCCTGCTGGACGATCCGTACCGCTCGCTGGACCCGGCGCGCGAGGCCGACCAGTCGCACATCGCCGCGCACGATGCGCTGGCGCGCGACGCGGCGCGGCGCTCGATCGTGCTGCTGAAGAACGACGGCCCGGTGCTGCCGCTGCGCAAGCAGGGACAGAAGATCGCGCTGATCGGCCCGTTCGTGCAGGACCGCGACAACATCGAGGGCTGCTGGACCCTGTTCGGCGACAAGAGCCGCTACGTGACCCTCGAGGCCGGCGTACGCGCCGCGCTGGACGACGCGCAGGCGCTGACCGTGGTGCCCGGTTGCGCGCTGGAAGCGCCGCTGGACGGCGGCATCGAGGCGGCGGTGGCCGCCGCGCGCGCCGCCGACGTGGTGGTGCTGGCGCTGGGCGAGCCGCAGCGCTACAGCGGCGAGGCGCAGTCGCGCACGCAGATCGTGCTGCCGCCGGCGCAGCAGGCGCTGGCCGAAGCGGTGGCCGCCACCGGCACGCCGCTGGTGGTGCTGCTGCGCAACGGCCGCGCGCTGGCGCTGCAGGGCGCGGTGCGCGACGCCGCGGCGATCGCGGTGACCTGGTACCTGGGCACGCAGACCGGCCCGGCGGTGGCCGACGTGCTGTTCGGCGACTACAACCCGTCCGCGCGCTTGCCGGTGAGCTTCCCGCTCGATGCCGGGCAGCAGCCGTACTTCTACAACCACCCGCGCACCGGCCGGCCGGAATTGCCGACGATGAGCGAGTTCAAATCGCGCTGGCGCGAGGTGCCGAACGCGCCGCTGTATCCGTTCGGCCATGGCCTCAGCTACACCCAGTTCGCCTACGGCGCGCCGCAACTCGACCGCACCCAGGTCGGTTGGGACGACACCCTGACCGTGACCACGCGCATCGACAACGTCGGCGAGCGCGAGGGCGAGGAAGTGGTGCAGCTGTACATCCACGACCGTGTCGCCAGCCGGGTGCGCCCGGTGCGCGAGCTGAAGGCGTTCCGCAAGGTGCGGCTGGCGGCGGGCGAGGGCATGGAGGTCAGCTTCACCCTCGACCGCCACGCGCTGGCCTTCACCGGCCGCGACGGACAGTGCACGGCCGAGCCGGGCATGTTCGACCTGTGGGTGTGCGCGTCCTCGGCCAGCGGCGAGCCCGTGGCCTTCGAGCTGCTGCCGCAGGGCTGA
- a CDS encoding circularly permuted type 2 ATP-grasp protein produces MDWSKYRTATFDELIQSDGQPRPAARRVIEYLSSLSGRELSERQLAADVAARVMGITFTVYSDGRNVDRTLPFDLIPRVIPLHEWQRTEAGLKQRMRALNLFIGDIYGAQRIVKDKVFPAMLLEHSVNFRPQCVGITPALGVWAHVCGSDLVRDADGTLYALEDNLRIPSGVSYMLENRMVAKRVFPELFETSAILPVDDYPAQLYDTLAALSPRPGDQPVIALLTPGIFNSAYFEHAYLAQAMGIELVEGDDLFVADDDCTYMRTVYGPRRVDVIYRRVDDLFLDPEAFRADSVLGVAGLIRSWRAGKVALANAPGAGVADDKVVFAYVPKMIRYYLDEEPILPNVPSYLCHDDKDRQYVLEHLDELVVKPANESGGYGMLIGPRSTTRQREQFRKLILADPRNYMAQPTLGLSTAPIVTEAGPAPRHLDLRPFILSREDVYVTTGGLTRVAMEEGSLVVNSSQGGGAKDTWVVDLDEELD; encoded by the coding sequence ATGGACTGGAGCAAGTACCGCACGGCCACCTTCGACGAGCTGATCCAGTCCGATGGGCAGCCACGTCCGGCCGCGCGCCGGGTCATCGAGTACCTGTCCAGCCTCAGTGGACGCGAATTGTCCGAACGCCAGCTCGCCGCCGATGTCGCCGCGCGGGTCATGGGCATCACCTTCACCGTCTACTCCGACGGCCGCAACGTCGACCGCACGCTGCCGTTCGACCTGATCCCGCGGGTGATCCCGCTGCACGAATGGCAGCGCACCGAGGCCGGGCTGAAGCAGCGCATGCGCGCGCTCAACCTGTTCATCGGCGACATCTACGGCGCCCAGCGCATCGTCAAGGACAAGGTGTTCCCGGCGATGCTGCTGGAGCACTCGGTCAACTTCCGCCCGCAATGCGTGGGCATCACCCCGGCACTGGGCGTGTGGGCGCACGTATGCGGCTCGGACCTGGTGCGCGACGCCGACGGCACCCTGTACGCGCTGGAGGACAACCTGCGCATCCCCAGCGGCGTGTCGTACATGCTCGAGAACCGCATGGTCGCCAAGCGGGTGTTCCCGGAGCTGTTCGAGACCAGCGCGATCCTGCCGGTGGACGACTACCCGGCGCAGCTCTACGACACCCTGGCGGCGCTGTCGCCGCGCCCCGGCGACCAGCCGGTGATCGCATTGCTGACCCCGGGCATCTTCAACAGCGCCTACTTCGAGCACGCCTACCTGGCGCAGGCGATGGGCATCGAACTGGTCGAGGGCGACGACCTGTTCGTGGCCGACGACGACTGCACCTACATGCGCACCGTGTACGGGCCGCGCCGGGTCGACGTGATCTACCGCCGGGTCGACGACCTGTTCCTGGACCCGGAGGCGTTCCGCGCCGATTCGGTGCTGGGCGTGGCCGGGCTGATCCGCAGCTGGCGCGCCGGCAAGGTGGCGCTGGCCAACGCGCCGGGCGCCGGCGTGGCCGACGACAAGGTGGTGTTCGCCTACGTGCCGAAGATGATCCGCTACTACCTGGACGAGGAGCCGATCCTGCCCAACGTGCCCAGCTACCTGTGCCACGACGACAAGGACCGCCAGTACGTGCTCGAGCACCTGGACGAGCTGGTGGTGAAGCCGGCCAACGAGTCCGGCGGCTATGGCATGCTGATCGGCCCGCGCTCGACCACCCGTCAGCGCGAGCAGTTCCGCAAGCTGATCCTGGCCGACCCGCGCAACTACATGGCGCAGCCGACCCTGGGCCTGTCCACCGCGCCGATCGTGACCGAGGCCGGGCCGGCGCCGCGGCACCTGGACCTGCGCCCGTTCATCCTCTCCCGCGAGGACGTCTACGTGACCACCGGCGGGCTGACCCGGGTGGCGATGGAGGAGGGCTCGCTGGTGGTCAATTCCTCGCAGGGCGGCGGCGCCAAGGACACCTGGGTGGTGGACCTGGACGAGGAGCTGGACTGA
- the tsaD gene encoding tRNA (adenosine(37)-N6)-threonylcarbamoyltransferase complex transferase subunit TsaD, producing MNVLGIESSCDETGVAVYDTTRSGAAALRAHALYSQIALHAEYGGVVPELASRDHVRKLLPLIRQTLAEAGLQVRDLDGVAYTAGPGLVGALLVGAGVARALAWALDVPAIGVHHMEGHLLAPLMEDPDPVHGAPAPPFVALLVSGGHTQLIAVEAIGRYRLLGETLDDAAGEAFDKTAKLMGLPYPGGPQLAALATQGTSGRFRFARPMTDRPGLDFSFSGLKTQVLLAWRDSDQSETVRADIARGFEDAVVDTLAIKCERALEAAGSDTIVVAGGVGANLRLRAKLQAMAQARGGRACFPRPALCTDNGAMIAFAGALRLQAGLHDAASAVQVTPRWDMATLPPLAAATRESGVGIGDS from the coding sequence ATGAACGTTCTCGGCATCGAATCCAGTTGCGACGAAACCGGCGTCGCCGTCTACGACACCACGCGCTCCGGCGCGGCCGCGCTGCGCGCGCACGCGCTGTACAGCCAGATCGCCCTGCACGCCGAGTACGGCGGGGTGGTGCCGGAGCTGGCCAGCCGCGACCACGTGCGCAAGCTGCTGCCGCTGATCCGCCAGACCCTGGCCGAGGCCGGCCTGCAGGTGCGCGACCTGGACGGGGTGGCCTACACCGCCGGGCCGGGCCTGGTCGGCGCGCTGCTGGTCGGTGCCGGCGTGGCCCGGGCCCTGGCCTGGGCGCTGGACGTGCCGGCGATCGGCGTGCACCACATGGAAGGCCACCTGCTGGCGCCGCTGATGGAGGATCCGGACCCGGTGCACGGGGCGCCGGCGCCGCCGTTCGTGGCGCTGCTGGTGTCCGGCGGCCACACCCAGCTGATCGCGGTGGAGGCCATCGGCCGTTACCGCCTGCTCGGCGAGACCCTGGACGACGCCGCCGGCGAGGCCTTCGACAAGACCGCCAAGCTGATGGGCCTGCCGTATCCGGGCGGCCCGCAGCTGGCGGCGCTGGCCACGCAGGGCACCTCGGGGCGGTTCCGCTTCGCCCGGCCGATGACCGACCGGCCCGGCCTGGACTTCAGCTTTTCCGGGCTCAAGACCCAGGTGCTGCTGGCCTGGCGCGACAGCGACCAGTCCGAGACGGTGCGCGCCGACATCGCCCGCGGTTTCGAGGACGCGGTGGTGGACACGCTGGCGATCAAGTGCGAGCGCGCGCTGGAGGCGGCCGGCAGCGACACCATCGTGGTCGCCGGCGGCGTCGGCGCCAACCTGCGCCTGCGCGCCAAGCTGCAGGCGATGGCGCAGGCGCGCGGCGGCCGCGCCTGCTTCCCGCGCCCGGCGCTGTGCACCGACAACGGCGCGATGATCGCCTTCGCCGGCGCCCTGCGCCTGCAGGCCGGGTTGCACGATGCCGCGTCCGCGGTGCAGGTGACGCCGCGCTGGGACATGGCGACGTTGCCGCCGTTGGCGGCGGCAACGCGGGAGTCGGGAGTCGGGATTGGGGATTCGTAA
- a CDS encoding alpha-E domain-containing protein gives MLSRVADNLYWFSRYVRRAETTARLVGVGSLLQLDLPRSVRFAWRPMIDTVGAGEIFALWFPNAGDDVGDADVVRFLLLDERNPSSLRSSVRYARELLRSIRDTLPQEIWEAVNDLHLHIDANGERSVGRRYRMEFLSHVTDACLKVSGLLTANVSRDIGFQFLRLGTAIEQADMTTRIIDAGASGLITPRQADDREAYQAMQWMSVLRAQAAYQMYRRHVRQRVTGEQALRFLLQNNDFPRSVQFCLVRAQHILPTMPPRPPVERALMRISGLVRNADPAYLAAHNPAGFMDEIQTHLGHLHNAIAEAYFSS, from the coding sequence ATGCTCTCGCGCGTCGCCGACAACCTCTACTGGTTCAGCCGCTACGTGCGCCGCGCCGAGACCACCGCGCGGCTGGTCGGAGTGGGCAGCCTGCTGCAGCTGGACCTGCCGCGCTCGGTGCGTTTCGCCTGGCGGCCGATGATCGACACGGTCGGCGCCGGTGAGATCTTCGCGCTGTGGTTCCCCAATGCCGGCGACGACGTCGGCGATGCCGACGTGGTGCGCTTCCTGCTGCTGGACGAGCGCAATCCGTCCTCGCTGCGCAGCTCGGTGCGCTACGCCCGCGAACTGCTGCGCAGCATCCGCGACACGCTGCCGCAGGAGATCTGGGAAGCGGTCAACGACCTGCACCTGCACATCGACGCCAACGGCGAGCGCAGCGTCGGCCGCCGCTACCGCATGGAGTTCCTGTCCCATGTCACCGATGCCTGCCTGAAGGTGTCCGGGCTGCTGACCGCCAACGTCAGCCGCGACATCGGCTTCCAGTTCCTGCGCCTGGGCACGGCGATCGAGCAGGCCGACATGACCACGCGCATCATCGATGCCGGCGCCTCGGGCCTGATCACCCCGCGCCAGGCCGACGACCGCGAGGCCTACCAGGCCATGCAGTGGATGAGCGTGCTGCGCGCCCAGGCCGCCTACCAGATGTACCGCCGCCACGTGCGGCAGCGCGTCACCGGCGAGCAGGCGCTGCGCTTCCTGCTGCAGAACAACGATTTCCCGCGCAGCGTGCAGTTCTGCCTGGTCCGCGCCCAGCACATCCTGCCGACCATGCCGCCGCGGCCGCCGGTGGAGCGCGCGCTGATGCGGATCAGCGGGCTGGTGCGCAATGCCGACCCGGCCTACCTGGCCGCGCACAACCCGGCCGGGTTCATGGACGAGATCCAGACCCACCTCGGCCACCTGCACAACGCCATCGCCGAGGCCTACTTCAGCTCCTGA
- the rpsU gene encoding 30S ribosomal protein S21 — MPSVKVRENEPFEFALRRFKRTCEKAGVLAETRKREFYEKPTQERKRKAAAAVKRQLRRTSRDVTKRQRLY; from the coding sequence ATGCCCAGCGTTAAAGTCCGCGAGAACGAGCCCTTCGAGTTTGCGCTCCGTCGCTTCAAGCGCACCTGCGAAAAGGCCGGCGTGCTGGCCGAAACCCGCAAGCGCGAGTTCTACGAAAAGCCGACCCAGGAACGCAAGCGCAAGGCCGCTGCCGCGGTGAAGCGCCAGCTGCGTCGCACCTCGCGCGACGTCACCAAGCGCCAGCGTCTGTACTGA
- a CDS encoding APC family permease — MVSQAPAPGLVRAVSRWQIVGLSINDVIGSGIYLLPAATAALLGPLSLWAVLLAGVAVALLVLCYAQAASYFDEPGGSYLYAREAFGRFAGFEIGWMIWLTRISSAAALSNGLADAVVRFWPAAAGGGARLSIVVGSLGLLTAINVIGVKSAARTGVALVIGKLVPLLLFVAIGVFYVDWSWAFSGKTPDPRDVGNLGEAALLLLFAYAGFENIPAAAGEYRNPRRDVPFALITMIVTVTLIYAAVQVVAQGTLPNVAQSATPLADAASGFGGEALALILTVGATISILGTTSNTVMLGPRFLFALAKDGYGPAFLARVHPRFRTPAAAILLQGVLSLALALSGSFVQLALLSMVTRLFAYIGTAAAVLVLARRYRDRPGALRLPGGPLIPLAALLLALALLLSASWQNLAAAGVALLVGALFYRFPRKDAA, encoded by the coding sequence ATCGTGAGCCAGGCGCCCGCGCCCGGGCTGGTCCGTGCGGTCAGCCGCTGGCAGATCGTCGGGCTGTCGATCAACGACGTGATCGGCAGCGGCATCTACCTGCTGCCGGCGGCCACCGCCGCCCTGCTCGGGCCGCTGAGCCTGTGGGCGGTGCTGCTGGCCGGCGTCGCGGTGGCCCTGCTGGTACTGTGCTACGCGCAGGCGGCCAGCTACTTCGACGAGCCCGGCGGCAGCTATCTGTATGCGCGCGAGGCGTTCGGCCGCTTCGCCGGTTTCGAGATCGGCTGGATGATCTGGCTGACCCGGATCAGTTCGGCGGCGGCGCTGAGCAACGGCCTGGCCGATGCGGTGGTGCGCTTCTGGCCGGCCGCAGCCGGTGGCGGCGCACGCCTGAGCATCGTGGTCGGCTCGCTCGGCCTGCTCACCGCGATCAACGTGATCGGCGTGAAGTCGGCCGCGCGCACCGGCGTGGCGCTGGTGATCGGCAAGCTGGTGCCGCTGCTGCTGTTCGTGGCCATCGGCGTGTTCTACGTGGACTGGTCGTGGGCGTTCTCGGGCAAGACCCCGGACCCGCGCGATGTCGGCAACCTCGGCGAAGCGGCCTTGCTGCTGCTGTTCGCCTACGCCGGGTTCGAGAACATCCCGGCCGCTGCCGGCGAATACCGCAATCCGCGCCGCGACGTGCCGTTCGCGCTGATCACCATGATCGTCACCGTCACCCTGATCTATGCCGCGGTGCAGGTGGTGGCGCAGGGCACGCTGCCCAACGTGGCGCAATCGGCGACGCCGCTGGCCGACGCCGCCAGCGGCTTCGGCGGCGAGGCGCTGGCGCTGATTCTGACCGTTGGCGCCACCATCTCCATCCTCGGCACCACCAGCAACACGGTGATGCTGGGGCCGCGCTTCCTGTTCGCGCTGGCCAAGGACGGCTATGGCCCGGCGTTCCTGGCACGGGTACATCCGCGCTTCCGCACGCCGGCCGCGGCGATCCTGCTGCAGGGCGTGCTGTCGCTGGCGCTGGCCCTGTCCGGCTCGTTCGTACAACTCGCACTGCTGTCGATGGTCACCCGCCTGTTCGCCTACATCGGCACCGCCGCGGCGGTGCTGGTGCTGGCACGGCGCTACCGCGACCGGCCCGGTGCGCTGCGGCTGCCGGGCGGGCCGCTGATTCCGCTGGCGGCGCTGTTGCTGGCGCTGGCGCTGCTGCTCAGCGCCAGTTGGCAGAACCTGGCCGCCGCGGGCGTGGCGTTGCTGGTCGGCGCGCTGTTCTATCGCTTCCCGCGCAAGGACGCGGCCTGA
- a CDS encoding PQQ-dependent sugar dehydrogenase, translating to MQRTPLGLACALAIGLAMSAAHAAPADKAAERRGDWPFSATPVATFNEPWAMSFLPDGTALVSEKGGTLKRIDPVSGHTGAVTGVPAVAYGGQGGLGDVLPHPGFAKNGWVYLSYAEPGSGDTRGGAVMRAKLTLDNNGGGTLSQQQVIWRQQPKVSGNGHFGHRLAFGPDGKLWISSSERQKFDPAQDMSGNLGKIVRLNDDGSVPADNPFSNRGGVAAQVWSLGHRNVLGLAFDANGRLWEHEMGPAGGDELNLIQRGANYGYPIVSNGDHYDGRPIPDHSTRPEFAAPKVSWTPVISPAGFVIYNGSRFPQWRGNGFIGGLSSQSLVRIEFNGETAREAARYDMGKRIREVEQGPDGALWLLEDGAGGRLLKLQPLES from the coding sequence ATGCAACGTACTCCCCTGGGTTTGGCTTGCGCGCTGGCCATTGGCCTGGCGATGTCCGCGGCACACGCCGCGCCCGCCGACAAAGCGGCCGAGCGGCGCGGCGACTGGCCGTTCTCGGCGACGCCGGTCGCCACCTTCAACGAACCCTGGGCAATGAGTTTCCTGCCCGATGGCACCGCGCTGGTCAGCGAGAAGGGCGGCACGCTCAAGCGCATCGACCCGGTCAGCGGCCACACCGGCGCGGTGACCGGCGTCCCGGCGGTGGCCTACGGCGGCCAGGGCGGCCTGGGCGATGTGCTGCCGCATCCGGGCTTCGCCAAGAACGGCTGGGTCTACCTGAGCTACGCCGAACCCGGCAGCGGCGACACGCGCGGTGGCGCGGTGATGCGCGCCAAGCTCACGCTCGACAACAACGGCGGCGGCACCTTGTCGCAGCAGCAGGTGATCTGGCGGCAGCAGCCCAAGGTGTCCGGCAACGGCCACTTCGGCCACCGGCTGGCGTTCGGCCCGGACGGCAAGCTGTGGATCAGTTCGAGCGAGCGGCAGAAGTTCGACCCGGCGCAGGACATGAGCGGCAACCTGGGCAAGATCGTGCGCCTCAACGACGACGGCAGCGTGCCGGCCGACAACCCATTCTCCAACCGCGGCGGCGTCGCCGCGCAGGTCTGGTCGCTCGGCCACCGCAACGTGCTCGGCCTGGCCTTCGACGCCAACGGCCGGCTGTGGGAACACGAAATGGGCCCGGCCGGCGGCGACGAACTCAACCTGATCCAGCGCGGCGCCAACTACGGCTACCCGATCGTGTCCAATGGCGATCATTACGATGGCCGTCCGATCCCCGACCACAGCACGCGGCCGGAATTCGCCGCGCCCAAGGTGAGCTGGACGCCGGTGATCTCGCCGGCCGGCTTCGTCATCTACAACGGCAGCCGCTTCCCGCAGTGGCGCGGCAACGGCTTCATCGGCGGCCTGTCCTCGCAGTCGCTGGTGCGGATCGAGTTCAACGGCGAGACCGCGCGCGAAGCGGCGCGCTACGACATGGGCAAGCGCATCCGCGAAGTGGAGCAGGGCCCGGACGGCGCGCTGTGGCTGCTGGAAGACGGCGCCGGCGGGCGCTTGCTGAAGTTGCAGCCGCTGGAGAGTTGA
- a CDS encoding mechanosensitive ion channel family protein, with translation MSVQALLPFASASAALPGAAFFADLQHTLAPYPWAYDAMVIVALLLAAWLANWVTKRILLRGLRRALRATVLSDKEVKLSVIPRLANVIPALVLSLGIGAVPHLPAAMVSVVRNVCAAFIVLTVALALSRVLDLLNHVYERRPDAHNKPIKGYMQLLKIVLGVVAAVLMVSVLVDKSPVILLSGVGAMMAVLILVFQDTLLSLVASVTISSNDMVRVGDWIEMPQQNADGDVIDIALHTVKVQNWDKTITTIPTKKLISDSFKNWRGMSEAGGRRIKRALYLDQHSVRFLDAAEIEQMRQLTVLREYIDRKRTELDAWNGALAERGVAPINGRRITNLGTFRAYVEHYLRASPHVRQDMTLLVRQLEPGANGLPLEVYCFANDTRWAMYEQIQADLFDHLLAILPNFDLRVFQASSDAMFMDSARIRRAPETVPPPAA, from the coding sequence ATGAGCGTGCAGGCGTTGCTGCCGTTCGCCAGCGCCTCGGCGGCGCTGCCTGGCGCGGCGTTCTTCGCCGACCTGCAGCACACCCTGGCGCCGTATCCCTGGGCCTACGACGCGATGGTGATCGTGGCGCTGCTGCTGGCGGCGTGGCTGGCCAACTGGGTGACCAAGCGGATCCTGCTGCGCGGGCTGCGGCGGGCACTGCGCGCCACCGTGCTCAGCGACAAGGAAGTGAAGCTGAGCGTGATCCCGCGCCTGGCCAACGTGATCCCGGCCCTGGTGCTGTCGTTGGGCATCGGCGCGGTGCCGCATCTGCCGGCGGCGATGGTCAGCGTGGTGCGCAACGTCTGCGCCGCCTTCATCGTGCTGACCGTGGCATTGGCCTTGTCGCGCGTGCTGGACCTGCTCAACCACGTGTACGAGCGGCGCCCGGACGCGCACAACAAGCCGATCAAGGGCTACATGCAGTTGCTCAAGATCGTGCTGGGCGTGGTCGCGGCGGTGCTGATGGTGTCGGTGCTGGTGGACAAGTCGCCGGTGATCCTGCTGTCGGGCGTGGGCGCGATGATGGCGGTGCTGATCCTGGTGTTCCAGGACACCCTGCTGTCGCTGGTGGCCAGCGTCACCATCAGTTCCAACGACATGGTCCGCGTCGGCGACTGGATCGAGATGCCGCAGCAGAACGCCGACGGCGACGTGATCGACATTGCGCTGCACACGGTCAAGGTCCAGAACTGGGACAAGACCATCACCACCATCCCGACCAAGAAATTGATCAGCGACTCGTTCAAGAACTGGCGCGGGATGAGCGAGGCCGGCGGGCGCCGGATCAAGCGCGCGCTGTACCTGGACCAGCACAGCGTGCGCTTCCTCGACGCCGCCGAGATCGAGCAGATGCGGCAGTTGACCGTGCTGCGCGAGTACATCGACCGCAAGCGCACCGAGCTCGACGCCTGGAACGGCGCGCTGGCCGAGCGCGGGGTGGCGCCGATCAACGGCCGCCGGATCACCAACCTCGGCACCTTCCGCGCCTACGTCGAGCACTACCTGCGCGCCAGCCCGCACGTGCGCCAGGACATGACCCTGCTGGTGCGGCAACTGGAGCCGGGCGCCAACGGCCTGCCGCTGGAGGTGTACTGCTTCGCCAACGACACCCGCTGGGCGATGTACGAGCAGATCCAGGCGGACCTGTTCGACCACCTGCTGGCGATCCTGCCCAACTTCGACCTGCGCGTGTTCCAGGCCTCCAGCGACGCCATGTTCATGGACAGCGCGCGCATCCGCCGCGCCCCGGAGACCGTCCCGCCGCCGGCGGCTTGA
- a CDS encoding GatB/YqeY domain-containing protein — protein sequence MTLKQQLTDDMKAAMKSGDKHSLGVIRLINAAIKQKEVDERVEMDDAAVIAVMDKMVKQRKDSVSQYEAAGRDDLAQVEREEIVVIERYLPSKMGEAEIVAAIQAAMAQTGAASPADMGKLMGVLKPMLAGKADMGQVSVLVKQQLAG from the coding sequence ATGACCCTCAAGCAGCAGCTCACCGACGACATGAAGGCCGCGATGAAGTCCGGCGACAAGCACAGCCTGGGCGTGATCCGGCTGATCAACGCCGCGATCAAGCAGAAGGAAGTGGACGAGCGCGTGGAGATGGACGACGCCGCGGTGATCGCGGTGATGGACAAGATGGTCAAGCAGCGCAAGGACTCGGTAAGCCAGTACGAGGCCGCCGGCCGCGACGACCTGGCCCAGGTGGAGCGCGAGGAGATCGTGGTGATCGAGCGCTACCTGCCGAGCAAGATGGGCGAGGCCGAGATCGTCGCCGCGATCCAGGCGGCGATGGCGCAGACCGGCGCCGCCAGCCCGGCCGACATGGGCAAGCTGATGGGCGTGCTCAAGCCGATGCTGGCCGGCAAGGCCGACATGGGCCAGGTCTCGGTGCTGGTCAAGCAGCAACTGGCCGGCTGA